The following proteins are encoded in a genomic region of Streptococcus sp. 29892:
- a CDS encoding ABC transporter ATP-binding protein: MTRDNVIEMRNITKIFGEFVANDHINLHVRRGEIHALLGENGAGKSTLMNMLAGLLEPTSGEIAINGEVVSIDSPSKAAHLGIGMVHQHFMLVDAFTVAENIILGSETTKAGVIDLKKAIAEIKELSERYGLEVDPTAKVADISVGAQQRVEILKTLYRGADLLIFDEPTAVLTPAEIAELLKIMKKLIEEGKSIILITHKLDEIRAVADRVTVIRRGKSIETVDVAGATNEDLAEWMVGRSVSFKTEKIASNPKEVILSIKDLVVNENRGIPAVKGLNLEVRAGEVVGIAGIDGNGQSELIQAITGLRKVKSGSITIKGEEVVGKTPRKITEMQVSHVPEDRHRDGLVLQMSVAENIALQTYYKEPNSKNGILNYNIINEKARQLMEEFDVRGASELVPSKALSGGNQQKAIIAREIDRNPDLLIVSQPTRGLDVGAIEYIRKRLIAERDKGKAVLVVSFELDEILDVSDRIAVIHDGTIHGIVDPATTNKQELGVLMAGGKLEKGESHA, from the coding sequence ATGACTAGGGATAATGTCATTGAAATGCGCAATATTACCAAGATTTTTGGTGAATTTGTAGCAAATGACCACATCAACTTACATGTCAGACGAGGTGAAATCCACGCCCTTCTCGGTGAAAATGGTGCTGGTAAATCAACTCTTATGAATATGTTGGCAGGTCTTTTGGAGCCTACCAGCGGAGAAATTGCAATTAACGGTGAGGTTGTATCAATTGACTCACCTTCTAAAGCTGCCCATTTAGGTATTGGTATGGTGCACCAGCACTTTATGCTGGTTGATGCTTTCACAGTTGCTGAAAATATCATTCTTGGTTCAGAAACAACCAAGGCAGGTGTGATTGACCTCAAAAAAGCCATTGCTGAAATCAAAGAATTGTCCGAGCGTTACGGCCTAGAAGTTGATCCGACAGCTAAAGTAGCAGATATTTCTGTCGGAGCTCAACAGCGCGTAGAGATTTTGAAGACCCTCTATCGTGGTGCAGACCTCTTGATTTTTGACGAGCCAACGGCTGTTTTGACTCCTGCGGAAATAGCAGAGCTTCTCAAAATCATGAAGAAATTGATTGAAGAAGGCAAGTCCATCATCCTGATTACTCACAAACTGGATGAAATTCGTGCCGTTGCGGATCGTGTAACCGTTATTCGTCGTGGTAAATCTATTGAAACAGTTGATGTCGCGGGTGCAACCAATGAAGACTTGGCTGAGTGGATGGTTGGACGTTCTGTATCTTTCAAAACAGAAAAAATCGCCTCAAATCCAAAGGAGGTTATCCTATCTATCAAGGATTTGGTAGTAAACGAAAACCGTGGCATTCCGGCAGTTAAAGGTCTTAATCTTGAAGTTCGAGCTGGAGAAGTAGTTGGTATTGCTGGTATCGATGGAAATGGACAGAGTGAGCTTATCCAAGCCATTACAGGTTTGCGTAAGGTTAAATCAGGTTCCATTACCATCAAGGGTGAGGAAGTTGTTGGTAAAACACCTCGTAAAATCACTGAGATGCAGGTCAGCCACGTTCCTGAAGACCGTCATCGTGATGGTTTGGTTTTGCAAATGTCTGTTGCAGAAAATATTGCTTTGCAGACATATTATAAAGAGCCAAACTCTAAGAATGGTATTCTGAATTACAATATTATCAATGAAAAGGCACGTCAGCTAATGGAAGAGTTCGATGTGCGTGGTGCTAGTGAATTAGTTCCTTCTAAGGCCTTGTCAGGTGGTAACCAGCAGAAAGCCATTATCGCCCGTGAAATTGACCGTAACCCAGATCTTCTCATCGTTAGCCAACCAACTCGTGGTTTGGACGTTGGCGCTATCGAGTACATTCGTAAACGTTTGATTGCAGAGCGTGACAAGGGCAAGGCAGTTCTTGTTGTCAGCTTTGAATTGGATGAAATTTTGGATGTTTCAGACCGCATTGCTGTTATCCATGACGGTACTATCCATGGTATCGTCGATCCTGCGACGACAAACAAGCAGGAGTTGGGTGTCTTGATGGCAGGTGGAAAATTAGAGAAGGGAGAAAGTCATGCCTAA
- a CDS encoding BMP family lipoprotein: MNKKLVGLGVVSLAALTLAACGSRTSNSSSSSETAESSVKAAIVTDIGGVDDRSFNQSAWEGLTAWGKEAGLEKGNGYDYFQSASESDYVTNLDSAVSGGYNLVFGIGFALESAIAEVAPNNTDTHYVIVDSVVPDLDNVVSVGFADHQASYLAGVAAAKSTKSNHVGFIGGMEGVVIDRFEAGFVAGAKSVNPSIKVTVDYAGSFGDAAKGQTLAAAQYAAGADVIFHASGGTGNGVFAAAKAENETRNEADKVWVIGVDRDQSAEGEYTSKDGKASNFVLASTIKEVGTAVKDIATKAVAGEFPGGTVVQFSLADKGVELAETNLSEDASKAIAEAKQAIIDGKVEVPETPEN; this comes from the coding sequence ATGAACAAGAAACTTGTTGGTTTGGGTGTTGTATCACTTGCAGCACTTACTCTTGCTGCCTGCGGTAGCCGTACATCAAATAGCTCATCAAGTAGCGAAACTGCTGAGTCATCAGTAAAAGCTGCGATCGTTACTGATATCGGTGGTGTTGATGACCGTTCATTCAACCAATCAGCTTGGGAAGGTTTGACTGCATGGGGTAAAGAAGCTGGTCTTGAAAAAGGTAATGGCTATGACTATTTCCAATCAGCTAGCGAATCTGACTATGTAACGAACCTTGATTCAGCTGTTTCAGGTGGATACAACCTTGTATTTGGTATCGGTTTCGCCTTGGAATCTGCAATTGCTGAAGTTGCTCCAAACAACACAGATACTCATTATGTAATCGTTGACTCTGTTGTACCAGACCTTGACAACGTTGTTAGCGTTGGTTTTGCTGACCACCAAGCATCATACTTGGCAGGTGTTGCAGCTGCTAAATCAACAAAATCTAACCACGTTGGTTTCATCGGTGGTATGGAAGGTGTCGTAATCGACCGCTTTGAAGCTGGTTTCGTAGCAGGTGCTAAATCTGTTAACCCATCTATCAAAGTAACAGTTGACTACGCTGGCTCATTTGGTGATGCTGCTAAGGGTCAAACACTTGCTGCTGCTCAATACGCTGCAGGTGCTGACGTAATCTTCCACGCATCAGGTGGTACAGGTAACGGTGTATTTGCTGCTGCAAAAGCTGAAAACGAAACTCGTAACGAAGCTGATAAAGTTTGGGTAATCGGTGTTGACCGTGACCAATCTGCAGAGGGTGAGTACACATCTAAAGATGGCAAAGCTTCTAACTTCGTATTGGCTTCTACAATCAAAGAGGTTGGTACTGCTGTTAAAGATATCGCAACAAAAGCTGTTGCAGGAGAATTCCCTGGTGGTACTGTAGTTCAATTCTCGCTTGCGGATAAAGGTGTAGAATTGGCTGAAACCAACCTTTCAGAAGATGCTTCAAAAGCTATCGCTGAAGCGAAACAAGCAATCATCGATGGTAAGGTTGAAGTTCCAGAAACTCCAGAAAACTAA
- a CDS encoding cytidine deaminase: MATTKLIDLVVENSRQAYVPYSHFPVSAVLVAKDGQIFTGVNIENASFGLTNCAERTAIFKAVSEGVLDFSEIVIYGETEKPISPCGACRQVMAEFFEQDLKVTLVAKDKSTVEMTVGELLPYSFTDLT, encoded by the coding sequence ATGGCGACTACTAAACTGATTGATTTGGTTGTAGAAAATAGCCGTCAGGCCTATGTTCCCTATTCCCACTTCCCAGTAAGTGCAGTCTTGGTTGCTAAAGATGGTCAAATATTTACAGGAGTAAATATCGAAAACGCTAGCTTTGGTCTTACCAATTGTGCGGAAAGAACAGCAATCTTTAAGGCTGTTTCCGAGGGGGTTCTTGATTTTTCTGAAATCGTCATTTATGGTGAAACAGAAAAGCCAATCTCCCCTTGTGGGGCTTGTCGTCAAGTGATGGCAGAATTTTTTGAACAGGATCTAAAAGTGACCTTGGTCGCTAAAGATAAATCGACAGTCGAGATGACAGTCGGGGAATTACTTCCATATTCTTTTACAGACTTGACCTAA
- the deoC gene encoding deoxyribose-phosphate aldolase has product MKLNKYIDHTILKPETTKEQVAQILAEAKEYDFASVCVNPTWVAYAAQELKDSDVKVCTVIGFPLGANTPAVKAFETKDAIENGADEIDMVINIGALKSKNDELVLEDIQAVVAASGDKLVKVIIETCLLTEEEKVKACQLSKEAGADFVKTSTGFSTGGATVEDVALMRKTVGPDMGVKASGGARSYEDAIAFIEAGATRIGASSGVAIMKGEKADGDY; this is encoded by the coding sequence ATGAAACTTAATAAATATATCGATCATACCATTTTAAAGCCAGAAACCACTAAAGAACAGGTTGCTCAGATTTTGGCAGAAGCCAAAGAATATGACTTTGCTAGTGTCTGTGTCAATCCAACTTGGGTAGCCTACGCAGCCCAAGAATTGAAGGATAGTGACGTAAAAGTTTGTACCGTCATCGGCTTCCCTTTGGGTGCAAACACACCAGCTGTTAAAGCCTTTGAAACCAAAGATGCTATTGAAAACGGTGCTGATGAAATTGATATGGTCATCAATATCGGTGCTTTGAAGTCTAAAAACGATGAATTGGTCTTAGAAGATATTCAGGCTGTAGTGGCTGCTAGCGGTGATAAGCTGGTCAAAGTGATTATCGAAACCTGCCTCTTGACAGAAGAGGAAAAAGTAAAAGCTTGCCAATTGTCAAAAGAAGCGGGTGCAGATTTTGTCAAAACTTCAACAGGCTTCTCAACAGGTGGTGCAACTGTTGAAGACGTTGCACTCATGAGAAAAACGGTTGGACCAGATATGGGTGTCAAGGCTTCAGGTGGTGCTCGTTCTTATGAAGATGCAATTGCCTTCATTGAAGCAGGTGCAACTCGTATTGGTGCTTCATCAGGTGTTGCAATCATGAAGGGAGAAAAGGCGGATGGCGACTACTAA